Within Candidatus Rubrimentiphilum sp., the genomic segment GACGGAAGCTGGGGCGGCATTCAGCCGCCGTGGGTGTACTCGCTGATCGCGCTGGACCTCGAGGGTTACGGCTTGGATCATCCGGTGATGCGCAAAGGCTTGCAAGGGATGCAAAGATTTGCCTTTGCCGATGAAACGGGTTGGCGCTTCCAAGCGTGCATGTCGCCCGTATGGGATACCGCATGGGCGATTCGCGCGCTCTTTCAAGCCGGTTTCCGCGCCGATCATCCGGCGATGCGCCGTGCGGTGGACTGGATGCTGGCCGAGCAAATTCCGGCGAACGCGTGGGGCGACTGGCAAGTGCGCTGCAAAGGCGAGCCGTGCGGCGGCTGGGCCTTTGAATTCGACAACGATATCTATCCGGACATCGACGACACGGCGGTGATCGTGTGCTCGCTGCTCGAAGGCGGTGCCGGCCCGGCGGTGCAGGCTTCGATCGACCGCGCGGTTCGCTGGACGCTGGCGATGCGATCGAACAACGGCGCTTGGGCGGCTTTCGATCGCGACAACACCAGCGAGATTCTCTACAAAATGCCGTTTTCGGATTTCGGCGCCATGATCGATCCGCCGACCGAGGACGTCACCGCTCACGTGCTCGAGATGCTCGCGATGCTGGGACGCAACGAGCGCGATCCATACGTTTACGGCGGCCTGAAATATCTGCGTGAAACGCAGAAGCCGCGCGGACACTGGTTCGGACGCTGGGGCGTCAATCACATCTACGGAACGTGGTGCGTCGTGTCGGCGCTGGCGCAGCTGGGCAGCGGGCGCGATATGGTCGAGCGCGCGACCGAGTGGACGATCGCGGTGAGCAACAGCGACGGCGGGTGGGGCGAGAGCTGCCACTCGTACGACGACGAGACGTTTGCCGGCGTCGGCACGAGCACACCTTCGCAGACGGCGTGGGCGGTAATGACGCTGCAGTGGGCGGGCCTGGGAGAGCATCCGGCCGCGCAGGGCGGCCTGCGATTCTTGCGCGAGCGTCAGCGTCCCGACGGCACTTGGGACGAGCCGTCTTTCAGCGGCACGGGCTTTCCGCGCGACTTTTATCTGAACTATCACATGTACCGCCATCTCTTTCCGATGATGGCCCTGGCCATGGACCGGTCGAAGGGGCCCGTGCAGGGGGGAATATCGCCGGAAAGCCAGCAGATAACCGTCTCATGAGTACGCCCTTCGCGCAAAAAGCCGCCATCGCCAAATACGTCCTCAGCAAAAAGCTGGCCGGCGTCGAAAAATACGCGCTCGTGATGGAGCTCGAGCCGCTCTATCAGTGTAATCTCGCGTGCGCGGGCTGCGGCAAGATT encodes:
- the shc gene encoding squalene--hopene cyclase gives rise to the protein MDCDGLAGYDGVGGSQRHHGRYSIDGTERVEDPALTQSVNWLLERQSPAGWWTDELETNVTMTAEHVLLLRFLGIPVDPIRDGAIRHILHHQREDGSWALYFDGPADLSTTIEAYVALKVLGLDPSRDEMQRALATIRALGGLVEARVFTKIWLALFGIYPWDGIPTMPPEIVYLPPSVPFNLYSFSCWARGTVAPLCIVIARRPRRDLGVDVREIVNPGTETRMHAVPGSGWLWWTDQLLKLYERLPYKPGRNAACTKMIDWVVQRQEADGSWGGIQPPWVYSLIALDLEGYGLDHPVMRKGLQGMQRFAFADETGWRFQACMSPVWDTAWAIRALFQAGFRADHPAMRRAVDWMLAEQIPANAWGDWQVRCKGEPCGGWAFEFDNDIYPDIDDTAVIVCSLLEGGAGPAVQASIDRAVRWTLAMRSNNGAWAAFDRDNTSEILYKMPFSDFGAMIDPPTEDVTAHVLEMLAMLGRNERDPYVYGGLKYLRETQKPRGHWFGRWGVNHIYGTWCVVSALAQLGSGRDMVERATEWTIAVSNSDGGWGESCHSYDDETFAGVGTSTPSQTAWAVMTLQWAGLGEHPAAQGGLRFLRERQRPDGTWDEPSFSGTGFPRDFYLNYHMYRHLFPMMALAMDRSKGPVQGGISPESQQITVS